A stretch of Vespula vulgaris chromosome 5, iyVesVulg1.1, whole genome shotgun sequence DNA encodes these proteins:
- the LOC127063961 gene encoding uncharacterized protein LOC127063961 isoform X2 — protein MYKCMYICLFIYLFFNLELEQCCRKLKVAETKCGSLKSRINYMKMFCQIKTDTTKASSDTFQTLINNSQEDDLIPEHSKADCNISLCDSNISVLTNQNYCNFIQENHNPEERIQGDKEIEMCDYKISKVEETENFYKGLDSVSVCSTLKPAIHETRQKQAKDISENMICDDKKQEIEYTTQQNIFSFKEPYERMVVNNPTKWTPQISSCENPDINPQEFRFNVSDSIKSSRMSKCRNSVKENKEPIIYAINVENKKSICKDDQTVNNNKIKKRRGKLRNINSKSTIATKEVNITTRKDVRKRKQKDHKTNHQLFEQNIPSSKLQRNWSGIVELYHNAAMKSDSISAISSKLEMKKLNKRFNNPQCNMHIKLPHTYDQCQNYQNHQTDQHHDNNKLPISEEAAVRVDDEYTYKQSQNGEKIAIPNHECKLYQQQNTVLSIMKTKQPNITGVTPLLIRKVSRGLEPVSTLVKQMVVESEDLSMENNCHAISAVENKCSYSTQTSSKFIKQCPTINPLLKPRIITQSETNSFITPDDIHKQQKIQGDKESVKSYYPPIKNTGLIPQWNLKDYSHTTNSISKEEQNIVDCIKFNDKSNMQLSESKGIREVLINLHDQFEAMNMEYENLQKKAEKSDDQSLINEIAKLEKELNSKEEEINALISLYKEVMTLKQQMKILQQRNSFVCIATKVPAMNKMYSSTPISLSKTSKNYTKDAMHTFSMKRQNTISTQREASTSMKLAGLLRQIQTFQKQLKLTS, from the exons ATgtataagtgtatgtatatatgtttatttatttatttattttttaacttagAATTGGAACAGTGTTGTCGAAAATTAAAAGTAGCGGAAACAAAATGTGGGTCATTGAAGTctagaataaattatatgaaaatgtttTGTCAAATTAAAACAGATACAACAAAAGCATCATCAGATACTTTCcaaacattaattaataattcccAAGAAGATGATTTAATACCTGAACATTCTAAAGCAGATTGTAACATCAGTCTTTGTGATTCAAATATCAGTGTTTTAACAAATCAGAactattgtaattttatacaaGAAAACCATAATCCTGAAGAAAGAATTCAAGGAGATAAGg AAATCGAAATgtgtgattataaaatatcaaaagtagaagaaactgaaaatttttataaaggtCTAGATTCTGTTTCTGTTTGCTCTACATTAAAACCAGCCATTCATGAAACAAGACAAAAACAAGCAAAGGATATTTCGGAAAATATGATTTGTGATGACAAAAAACAAGAGATAGAATATACAACACagcagaatattttttctttcaaagaacCGTATGAACGAATGGTAGTAAATAATCCAACCAAATGGACACCTCAAATTTCATCCTGTGAAAATCCTGATATTAATCCACAAGAATTCAGATTCAATGTTTCAGACAGTATAAAAAGTTCACGTATGTCCAAATGTAGAAATTcagtgaaagaaaataaagagccTATAATTTATGCTATAAatgtagaaaacaaaaaatctatTTGCAAAGATGATCAAAcggttaataataataaaattaagaaaagacgaggtaaattacgaaatattaattcaaaaagTACAATAGCTACTAAAGAAGTGAATATAACTACAAGGAAAGATGTTAGAAAACGTAAACAGAAag ATCATAAAACAAATCATCAATTATTCGAACAAAATATACCTTCTTCAAAACTTCAACGTAATTGGAGTGGGATAGTAGAACTTTATCACAATGCTGCAATGAAAAGTGATAGCATTTCTGCAATTTCTAGTAAacttgaaatgaaaaaattgaacaAACGATTTAATAATCCTCAATGtaatatgcatataaaattACCTCATACTTATGACCAATGTCAAAATTATCAGAACCATCAAACAGATCAAcatcatgataataataagcTGCCTATCTCTGAAGAAGCCGCAGT tAGGGTGGATGATGAATATACTTATAAACAAAGtcaaaatggagaaaaaatagCAATTCCTAATCATGaatgtaaattatatcaaCAACAAAACACA GTATTAAGTATTATGAAAACAAAGCAACCAAATATAACTGGTGTTACTCCATTACTTATACGTAAAGTTAGTAGAGGATTAGAACCTGTATCTACTCTTGTGAAACAAATGGTTGTCGAATCAGAAGATCTATCTATGGAAAATAATTGTCATGCTATTAGTGCAGTAGAGAACAAATGTTCATATTCTACTCAAACAtcttcaaaatttataaaacaatgtcCAACTATAAATCCTCTATTGAAGCCACGAATTATTACACAGAGTGAAACTAATTCTTTCATTACTCCTGATGATATACACAAACAacaa AAAATTCAAGGAGACAAAGAATCAGTCAAGAGTTATTATCCTCCTATAAAAAATACAGGACTTATTCCCCAATGGAATCTCAAGGACTATTCTCACACAACAAATTCTAtttcaaaa GAAGAGCAGAATATAGTAGActgtattaaatttaatgataaGTCAAATATGCAATTATCTGAATCAAAAGGAATAAGAGAAGTCTTAATAAACCTTCATGATCAATTTGAAGCAATGAACAT GGAATATGAAAATTTGCAAAAGAAAGCAGAAAAATCTGATGATCaatcattaataaatgaaattgctaaactagaaaaagaattaaattccaaagaagaagaaataaatgcaTTAATTAGTCTTTACAAAGAG GTTATGACATTGAAGCAACAAATGAAAATACTACAACAAAGAAATAGTTTTGTATGCATTGCAACAAAGGTTCCTGCAATGAATAAAATGTATTCTTCTACTCCAATTAGTTTAAGTAAAACAAGCAAGAACTATACAAAAGATGCAATGCATACATTTAGTATGAAACGCCAAAATACTATAAGTACTCAGAGAGAAGCTTCAACTTCAATGAAACTTGCAGGTCTTTTAAGACAAATTCAAACGTTTCAAAAACAACTTAAGCTCACCTCCTAA
- the LOC127063959 gene encoding protein FAM13A has translation MRRPQQEQQHHHHHHHHHHHHHHHNQHQHHQSHYGSASPTRSRQSHDKDESRLARVKRVLAGSFLGRGRGSTRVFGARLDLIESYQETGVPYVVHRLCSYIEAHGFQSAAVFRLSGGSPRLAERLRTTFERRGDADLESAACPSTAATLLRQYLKELPQPVVPSTLVASLLNLHNNDYSNNHESWIKSTKELLSTLPSSHYRLLGYLAIYLSRYEARHGRSAGVCGVFAPVILPHVPPATTLLRDILAEAHVLFPDCIRENTVNGILPTEDCTICKDTKDERKESEGTSLLCALKPRKRKERRESCCQERKLIRSSSEERVLDTSNDTADTIRRVSSHEDFNSEQHLHILSQLGQDMGHGVRCGGLPLHERTNVSPVSKKPSPVPSPCEAVLATERFECDAERLRNSERFSRSITPRGRRQARRRRIHRVPDSDQSSSKENEEHENIYTVSPSPNDHNGSPAQSFLEMLSSGPSRSPSPARPPTVDHEDGNNPSLTNWGFQHRQGNEEVSDARVEAMLSPRNSLLVPRRFYSENDTQQSAPNISEIGLKNLTKHINGLKKKIKKYEDEFEENFGYRPSHSDKMSNRDIKRLCTELNKLRKEHKMLKEDPIGALIANANNKLNTVGSPTNNNNSQEKSRTTSMEEMVKEVEKKLSEKRLKYNRPDNMEELTYEQLFDEKTAVQKALLHIENTFGRPVSKDDRCIVRPLYDRYRTLKRLLIRAGASKNKDSISELATILEHEAMDFTSSTLPTNSTDAERRASEPDMSHRGILDCIDTVDQLPTDSDSQHSSSEGSRSAGESLHAMPQEELLVQQRITREEKKRLRRALKELEAQFEARAGRRMQREDRGPQVTTVYESYKQAKARLRLIDALLAKNA, from the exons ATGAGACGTCCTCAGCAAGAACAACaacatcaccaccatcatcaccaccaccaccaccaccatcatcaccacaatcagcatcagcatcacCAATCTCATTATGGATCGGCAAGTCCAACGCGTTCGCGACAGTCTCACGACAAG GACGAGTCCCGCCTCGCCAGAGTGAAGCGAGTCCTCGCAGGGTCGTTCCTTGGCCGAGGCAGAGGGTCCACGAGAGTGTTCGGTGCTCGGCTCGACTTGATAGAGTCTTATCAGGAAACGGGTGTACCCTACGTGGTCCATCGGCTCTGCAGCTATATCGAGGCTCACGGTTTCCAAAGTGCTGCGGTATTTCGTCTATCGGGTGGTAGTCCCAGACTCGCTGAAAGATTGAGGACTACCTTCGAGAGAAGAGGCGACGCCGATTTGGAATCTGCAGCTTGTCCATCCACAGCGGCCACCCTTCTTCGACAGTACCTGAAAGAATTGCCGCAACCCGTTGTACCGTCCACTTTGGTCGCAAGCTTGTTGAACCTTCACAACA ATGATTACTCAAATAATCACGAATCCTGGATTAAATCGACGAAGGAACTCCTATCAACCCTCCCGTCCTCTCATTATCGCTTACTTGGTTACTTGGCGATTTATTTAAGCAGATACGAAGCAAGACACGGACGaagcgctggcgtgtgcggtgTATTCGCTCCTGTTATTTTACCTCACGTCCCACCTGCGACCACACTTCTACGAGACATCCTTGCCGAAGCACACGTACTCTTTCCTGATTG CATTCGTGAGAACACAGTAAACGGTATACTTCCGACAGAAGATTGCACAATTTGCAAAGATACGAAAGACGAGCGTAAGGAATCCGAGGGTACATCGTTGCTTTGCGCATTGAAACCGCGTAAACGTAAGGAACGTCGAGAATCCTGTTGTCAAGAACGGAAATTGATAAG AAGTAGTAGCGAAGAACGTGTTCTTGATACTTCTAACGATACAGCGGATACGATAAGACGCGTTAGTAGTCACGAAGATTTCAATAGCGAACAACATTTGCACATATTGTCTCAACTTGGACAAGACATGGGTCATGGAGTg AGATGCGGGGGTCTGCCTCTGCACGAAAGAACAAATGTATCGCCTGTGTCTAAAAAACCATCCCCGGTACCATCGCCGTGTGAAGCAGTGTTGGCAACTGAAAGATTTGAATGCGATGCAGAACGTTTGAGGAACAGTGAACGATTTAGCAGAAGTATTACTCCCAGAGGAAGAAGACAGGCTCGCAGAAGAAGAATTCACAGAGTACCGGATAGTGATCAAAGCTCAAGCAAG GAAAATGAAGAACACGAGAATATTTATACCGTATCTCCAAGTCCAAATGATCATAATGGATCACCAGCACAAAGTTTTCTTGAAATGTTAAGCAGTGGACCTAGTAGATCTCCGTCACCAGCTCGACCGCCAACAGTTGATCATGAAGATGGAAATAATCCCAGTCTGACAAATTGGGGTTTTCAACATCGGCAAGGCAAC GAAGAAGTTTCTGATGCCAGAGTAGAAGCGATGCTGTCACCTAGAAATTCTCTATTGGTGCCGAGAAGATTCTATTCGGAAAATGATACACAACAAAGTGCACCAAATATTTCAGAGATAGGCCtgaaaaatttaacgaaacatATAAAtggtttgaagaaaaaaattaaaaaatacgaagaCGAATTTGAAGAGAATTTTGGTTATCGTCCAAGTCATTCGGACAAAATGAGTAACCGcgatattaaaagattatgtacagaattaaataaactaaGGAAAGAACATAAGATGTTAAAAGAGGATCCCATCGGTGCGCTGATAGCTAAcgctaataataaattaaatactgTCGGCAGTccaactaataataataacagtcaAGAAAAATCAAGAACTACGTCGATGGAAGAAATGGTGAAAGAAGTCGAAAAGAAACTTAGCGAAAAACGACTGAAATACAATCGACCAGATAATATGGAAGAATTGACGTATGAACAATTATTTGATGAAAAAACAGCGGTACAAAAGGCATTGCTTCATATTGAAAATACTTTTGGTAGGCCAGTTTCCAAAGATGACAGATGTATCGTGCGACCATTATATGATAGATACAGGACTTTGAAGAGATTGCTTATTAGAGCAGGCGCG aGTAAGAATAAAGATAGTATTTCGGAGCTAGCTACCATATTAGAACACGAAGCAATGGATTTTACTTCATCTACTTTGCCTACCAATTCCACGGATGCAGAAAGAAGAGCCAGTGAACCAGATATGTCTCATAGAGGCATATTAGATTGTATTGATACAGTAGACCAACTTCCAACTGATAGCGATAGTCAACACAGCAGTAGCGAAGGGAGTCGTAGCGCTGGAGAAAGTCTTCATGCAATGCCACA AGAAGAATTATTGGTTCAACAAAGGATCactagagaagaaaaaaagcgtcTTCGTAGAGCTTTGAAGGAATTAGAGGCACAATTTGAAGCTCGTGCAGGACGTCGTATGCAAAGAGAAGATCGTGGCCCACAAGTCACGACTGTTTATGAATCTTACAAACAAGCAAAGGCAAGACTTAGACTGATCGATGCTCTTTTGGCAAAGAATGCTtga
- the LOC127063961 gene encoding uncharacterized protein LOC127063961 isoform X1 — protein sequence MTTIKSGADMRRTELEQCCRKLKVAETKCGSLKSRINYMKMFCQIKTDTTKASSDTFQTLINNSQEDDLIPEHSKADCNISLCDSNISVLTNQNYCNFIQENHNPEERIQGDKEIEMCDYKISKVEETENFYKGLDSVSVCSTLKPAIHETRQKQAKDISENMICDDKKQEIEYTTQQNIFSFKEPYERMVVNNPTKWTPQISSCENPDINPQEFRFNVSDSIKSSRMSKCRNSVKENKEPIIYAINVENKKSICKDDQTVNNNKIKKRRGKLRNINSKSTIATKEVNITTRKDVRKRKQKDHKTNHQLFEQNIPSSKLQRNWSGIVELYHNAAMKSDSISAISSKLEMKKLNKRFNNPQCNMHIKLPHTYDQCQNYQNHQTDQHHDNNKLPISEEAAVRVDDEYTYKQSQNGEKIAIPNHECKLYQQQNTVFDLTCYVPMANRNYEMPTLASKLKRTNRSYFNRFNFRNIPFVVGTSITPSHNLGLNIQQVLSIMKTKQPNITGVTPLLIRKVSRGLEPVSTLVKQMVVESEDLSMENNCHAISAVENKCSYSTQTSSKFIKQCPTINPLLKPRIITQSETNSFITPDDIHKQQKIQGDKESVKSYYPPIKNTGLIPQWNLKDYSHTTNSISKEEQNIVDCIKFNDKSNMQLSESKGIREVLINLHDQFEAMNMEYENLQKKAEKSDDQSLINEIAKLEKELNSKEEEINALISLYKEVMTLKQQMKILQQRNSFVCIATKVPAMNKMYSSTPISLSKTSKNYTKDAMHTFSMKRQNTISTQREASTSMKLAGLLRQIQTFQKQLKLTS from the exons aTGACAACTATAAAGAGTGGAGCTGACATGAGACGAACag AATTGGAACAGTGTTGTCGAAAATTAAAAGTAGCGGAAACAAAATGTGGGTCATTGAAGTctagaataaattatatgaaaatgtttTGTCAAATTAAAACAGATACAACAAAAGCATCATCAGATACTTTCcaaacattaattaataattcccAAGAAGATGATTTAATACCTGAACATTCTAAAGCAGATTGTAACATCAGTCTTTGTGATTCAAATATCAGTGTTTTAACAAATCAGAactattgtaattttatacaaGAAAACCATAATCCTGAAGAAAGAATTCAAGGAGATAAGg AAATCGAAATgtgtgattataaaatatcaaaagtagaagaaactgaaaatttttataaaggtCTAGATTCTGTTTCTGTTTGCTCTACATTAAAACCAGCCATTCATGAAACAAGACAAAAACAAGCAAAGGATATTTCGGAAAATATGATTTGTGATGACAAAAAACAAGAGATAGAATATACAACACagcagaatattttttctttcaaagaacCGTATGAACGAATGGTAGTAAATAATCCAACCAAATGGACACCTCAAATTTCATCCTGTGAAAATCCTGATATTAATCCACAAGAATTCAGATTCAATGTTTCAGACAGTATAAAAAGTTCACGTATGTCCAAATGTAGAAATTcagtgaaagaaaataaagagccTATAATTTATGCTATAAatgtagaaaacaaaaaatctatTTGCAAAGATGATCAAAcggttaataataataaaattaagaaaagacgaggtaaattacgaaatattaattcaaaaagTACAATAGCTACTAAAGAAGTGAATATAACTACAAGGAAAGATGTTAGAAAACGTAAACAGAAag ATCATAAAACAAATCATCAATTATTCGAACAAAATATACCTTCTTCAAAACTTCAACGTAATTGGAGTGGGATAGTAGAACTTTATCACAATGCTGCAATGAAAAGTGATAGCATTTCTGCAATTTCTAGTAAacttgaaatgaaaaaattgaacaAACGATTTAATAATCCTCAATGtaatatgcatataaaattACCTCATACTTATGACCAATGTCAAAATTATCAGAACCATCAAACAGATCAAcatcatgataataataagcTGCCTATCTCTGAAGAAGCCGCAGT tAGGGTGGATGATGAATATACTTATAAACAAAGtcaaaatggagaaaaaatagCAATTCCTAATCATGaatgtaaattatatcaaCAACAAAACACAGTATTTGATTTAACATGTTATGTTCCAATGGCTAATCGTAATTATGAGATGCCAACTTTAGCTTCAAAGTTAAAAAGGACAAATCGATCATATTTTAACAGatttaattttagaaatataccATTTGTTGTTGGCACTTCAATAACTCCAAGTCACAACTTAGGATTAAATATTCAACAA GTATTAAGTATTATGAAAACAAAGCAACCAAATATAACTGGTGTTACTCCATTACTTATACGTAAAGTTAGTAGAGGATTAGAACCTGTATCTACTCTTGTGAAACAAATGGTTGTCGAATCAGAAGATCTATCTATGGAAAATAATTGTCATGCTATTAGTGCAGTAGAGAACAAATGTTCATATTCTACTCAAACAtcttcaaaatttataaaacaatgtcCAACTATAAATCCTCTATTGAAGCCACGAATTATTACACAGAGTGAAACTAATTCTTTCATTACTCCTGATGATATACACAAACAacaa AAAATTCAAGGAGACAAAGAATCAGTCAAGAGTTATTATCCTCCTATAAAAAATACAGGACTTATTCCCCAATGGAATCTCAAGGACTATTCTCACACAACAAATTCTAtttcaaaa GAAGAGCAGAATATAGTAGActgtattaaatttaatgataaGTCAAATATGCAATTATCTGAATCAAAAGGAATAAGAGAAGTCTTAATAAACCTTCATGATCAATTTGAAGCAATGAACAT GGAATATGAAAATTTGCAAAAGAAAGCAGAAAAATCTGATGATCaatcattaataaatgaaattgctaaactagaaaaagaattaaattccaaagaagaagaaataaatgcaTTAATTAGTCTTTACAAAGAG GTTATGACATTGAAGCAACAAATGAAAATACTACAACAAAGAAATAGTTTTGTATGCATTGCAACAAAGGTTCCTGCAATGAATAAAATGTATTCTTCTACTCCAATTAGTTTAAGTAAAACAAGCAAGAACTATACAAAAGATGCAATGCATACATTTAGTATGAAACGCCAAAATACTATAAGTACTCAGAGAGAAGCTTCAACTTCAATGAAACTTGCAGGTCTTTTAAGACAAATTCAAACGTTTCAAAAACAACTTAAGCTCACCTCCTAA